From a single Streptomyces sp. NBC_01264 genomic region:
- the pyrE gene encoding orotate phosphoribosyltransferase, with amino-acid sequence MSDVRDALLQQIKDKAVVHGKVILSSGREADYYIDLRRITLDGEAAPLVGQVMLDLTADLEFDCVGGLTLGADPVATSMLHASAARGARLDAFVVRKAQKAHGMQRRIEGTDVKGKRCLVVEDTSTTGGSPLTAVEAVREAGGEVVAVATIVDRGAADAIAAAGLPYLTGYQLEDLGLS; translated from the coding sequence ATGAGTGACGTACGCGATGCGCTTCTGCAGCAGATCAAGGACAAGGCCGTCGTGCACGGCAAGGTGATCCTCTCCTCCGGCCGCGAGGCCGACTACTACATCGACCTCCGCCGGATCACGCTGGACGGCGAAGCCGCTCCGCTGGTCGGCCAGGTCATGCTCGACCTCACGGCCGACCTGGAGTTCGACTGCGTCGGCGGCCTGACGCTGGGCGCCGACCCGGTCGCCACCTCGATGCTGCACGCCTCCGCGGCGCGCGGCGCGCGACTGGACGCCTTCGTCGTCCGCAAGGCGCAGAAGGCGCACGGCATGCAGCGCCGCATCGAGGGCACCGACGTGAAGGGCAAGCGCTGCCTGGTCGTCGAGGACACCTCGACCACCGGCGGTTCCCCGCTGACCGCCGTCGAGGCGGTCCGCGAGGCCGGCGGCGAGGTCGTCGCCGTCGCGACGATCGTCGACCGGGGCGCGGCCGACGCCATCGCGGCCGCGGGACTCCCTTACCTCACTGGCTACCAGCTGGAGGACCTCGGTTTGTCCTAA